From the Psilocybe cubensis strain MGC-MH-2018 chromosome 6, whole genome shotgun sequence genome, the window TTATTGTCACAGTATATATAAGTGGGTGTCACTCACGCTTAGTATTGAGGCAAACGCCGCCTCCACCAGCAACACCATCGTCACCACTACTGTAAAGGACAGTGGTTCCCAGCAAACCGAGCTAACGCAGAATAAATGAGAACATATTTGAAAAAGTGACAATGTAACAAGTGGCGTACCTTAGCATACTCGGTGCATTGGCGGTTAGCAAATGCGGGAGTGACAGAGACTTCGTCTTGGCCGTAGGACACTGAGACGACGAAAGGTGGTGCAACAATACCGCACGATTCCGGGCCTTTGAATCCACCTTTAGCAGGGTCGGGATATATTCCGTCCTACGTGCACATTAGATGattgaaaatggaaaaaggtCGGGCTCAAATCGTACCTGTGTAGGGTCATCTCCACCTTCGAAGGTACAGAAAGAGCCGTCAACAGCATCAAGCCAGTTATCAAACCCAGCACCTATAGACGACTCGTATCAGCTTCAAACCTTTCATGGAGGTAGATACTTGAAATGACAAACCTTCAACGAGATCTCCGGTCTGGAGAAGTGTGATAGGTTGAGGGGCAGTAAGACCCATAGCGTACTCGAGGTCCAAATCACTTTCACCATTGAAATCAAAGCTTTGCTGAGTGGTTTGGACGACAGCTAAATTAAATGATTAGCCATTTATACTACGTCGCTTAATGATCAGTAAACTTACCCCCATCAATAAGAACATTGACAGGACGAACGCCGACGAGGCTTGGGGAGAAATTCCTAAAATCATCAGGATCAATTTGTCATTCCGGATAATCAAACATGACAGTCTTGCCTGAAGAAGAGATCAAGGTCTGGGCCCAAGAATGCCTGAGGAGTGAATTCCACTGTTCAAGATATTGTATGAGCATCTCTTGTGAATGGAAAGAAACTGGAAGCATATACCAATGCCGTAAGAGTTCTTCGCTGTTGCGACAGGGGTGTAATTGACGGCATACAGAGCGCGAAGGCAGTCGAGAGTGATGTTCTCATCGCAGTTCTCGAGAGAAGGAGTTATAGTGACGAGTTTATCAGACTTCTTGGGTCCGGTTCTAGCTGAGGGCATGCCTAGACCTCCTCCGCGTTTCCTTATGGCCAATGGAGATGGACGATGGTTGAATTGAACGGTAGGCCTGATTAAGTCGATGTGATCACGGATGTGGCCAGGGAGGGAGTAGTTGTGGCATCCTAAAATGTGGATATcagttgaaaaaaaaatgatgaatgGTCAAGATTTGACTGACCAAACTGCTCGTCACCCGATGGGTGAGTGTATACGTGATATTCTGTGTTCAAGAGTTCCTCAACCTCGGCGGTGGTAGCATCCATCGAGATCCATCCCTTGTTGGCAGAAAGACGTAGGCGATCTCGAGAGAACCCTGAGTCAACGAGCCACTTGGTGACGGCAGAGATTGTGTCGTCACTGGGTGCAAACAGATCTACAACCTCGGCGGGACTATAGTGTTTACCGAAGGT encodes:
- a CDS encoding Aorsin, which codes for MRFNISVLVALAGVAYAAPSKRAPLFVHEKRATEPVDWELSHRLDANKILPMRFGLTQQNLHRVEELLMAVSHPESPTFGKHYSPAEVVDLFAPSDDTISAVTKWLVDSGFSRDRLRLSANKGWISMDATTAEVEELLNTEYHVYTHPSGDEQFGCHNYSLPGHIRDHIDLIRPTVQFNHRPSPLAIRKRGGGLGMPSARTGPKKSDKLVTITPSLENCDENITLDCLRALYAVNYTPVATAKNSYGIVEFTPQAFLGPDLDLFFRNFSPSLVGVRPVNVLIDGAVVQTTQQSFDFNGESDLDLEYAMGLTAPQPITLLQTGDLVEGAGFDNWLDAVDGSFCTFEGGDDPTQDGIYPDPAKGGFKGPESCGIVAPPFVVSVSYGQDEVSVTPAFANRQCTEYAKLGLLGTTVLYSSGDDGVAGGGGVCLNTKHQPVNRGGTVFNPGFPVTCPFVTAVGATQVNPGSTVNDPEGACEQVIFSGGGFSNIFAIPSYQQTAVTNFLTEHKPPFASTVFNSTGKSRGFPDLSANGANYVIGIDGTFSLVFGTSASSPVVGSLITLINDARLAAGKGPVGFINPSIYSSAFASAFNDITSGGNQGCGTAGFTATTGWDPVTGVGTPNFSKLLPLFLALP